The following are encoded together in the Opitutales bacterium genome:
- the lpxD gene encoding UDP-3-O-(3-hydroxymyristoyl)glucosamine N-acyltransferase, whose translation MSIHGVEISFSVEELRVILGGDCRVIGVYEGVISGIASLDAAQPGELSFLANLKYRKQAQESRASVILIPLGVEIEPGADQCFIEMEHPSLGLARVCETIEDRLNPRPAAGIDPMAKVAPDAEVSDSAYVGPFCVIESGGKVGERVQLVSHVFVGRSAEVGADSVLFSNVALQHYCQVGARCRVHANTVIGSDGFGYSTVAGVHHKEPQIGIVVVEDDVEIGANVAIDRARFEVTRIGRGAKVDNLVQIAHNVEIGPGSIVVAQTGVSGSTRVGKYVILAGQSGIAGHITIGDQAVVGAQAGVNRDIGPGEKVRGTPHVSMGEFGRIAVLQKRLPDLFKRVDRLEKAQSTSET comes from the coding sequence ATGTCGATTCATGGAGTGGAAATCAGTTTCTCAGTCGAAGAGCTGCGTGTGATTTTAGGCGGTGACTGCCGCGTGATCGGTGTCTACGAGGGTGTGATATCTGGCATCGCGTCGCTAGATGCAGCGCAGCCTGGGGAGCTCTCGTTCTTAGCCAATCTCAAATATCGTAAACAAGCTCAAGAGAGTCGGGCTTCAGTGATCCTGATTCCTCTAGGAGTAGAGATCGAGCCCGGAGCTGATCAGTGTTTCATCGAAATGGAACATCCCTCTTTGGGTTTGGCGCGGGTGTGCGAGACGATTGAGGACCGCTTAAATCCAAGACCTGCGGCCGGGATTGATCCGATGGCCAAAGTGGCACCGGATGCTGAGGTGTCAGACTCGGCGTATGTCGGGCCGTTTTGTGTGATCGAGAGCGGAGGCAAGGTTGGGGAGCGGGTTCAATTGGTCAGTCACGTCTTCGTCGGGCGTTCTGCGGAAGTGGGCGCGGACAGCGTGTTGTTTTCAAATGTGGCCTTACAGCACTATTGCCAGGTGGGTGCACGCTGTCGTGTGCATGCTAATACGGTTATCGGATCGGATGGCTTTGGCTATTCCACTGTAGCAGGGGTGCATCATAAGGAGCCCCAGATTGGTATTGTGGTTGTGGAGGACGATGTGGAAATCGGTGCGAACGTGGCAATCGATCGAGCCCGGTTCGAGGTTACCCGCATTGGTCGGGGAGCCAAGGTAGATAATTTGGTCCAGATTGCGCACAATGTTGAGATTGGACCCGGTTCGATTGTGGTCGCGCAAACGGGTGTGAGTGGTTCTACGCGGGTCGGCAAATACGTCATCCTAGCCGGACAATCGGGGATCGCGGGTCATATTACGATCGGGGATCAAGCTGTGGTCGGCGCACAGGCGGGGGTAAACCGAGATATTGGCCCCGGCGAAAAAGTACGAGGCACGCCGCATGTATCCATGGGCGAGTTTGGTCGGATCGCGGTCTTACAAAAACGACTCCCAGATTTGTTCAAACGTGTAGATAGGCTGGAGAAAGCTCAGTCTACTTCCGAAACGTAG
- a CDS encoding SulP family inorganic anion transporter, whose protein sequence is MFKLIYRKYGERLRVKDDLLSGLTVALALVPEAVAFAFVAGVDPLSGLYAAFFIGLITATIGGRPGMISGATGAIAIVVVSLVIEHGVQYLFPAVVLMGAIQVTVGLLRLGKFIRLVPHPVMLGFVNGLAIVIFMAQIPQFTVDPTDVHGAAWMQGGELFWMLGLVAVTMAVIHFLPKLTQAIPSSLVAIVGVTLAAFAVERFLNVEIRTVGDISSVGGGLPVFQLFSVPMTLETLWIILPYAFIMASVGLIESLMTMQLIDELTETRGQGNRECLGQGVANVVTGFFGGMGGCAMIGQSMINIRSGGRGRLSGISAALFLLIFILFASGLIEQISMAALTGVMMMVVLGTFEWASLRIFGKVPKEDIFVVVLVTLVTVFAHNLALAVAAGVVVSALVYAWKTAKQIWAEEKVSEEGSKIYLLHGPLFFASVQNFQDIFNPQEDPEDVIIDFKMSRVCDHSALEAIKVLAERYEKNGTKLHLRHLSNECRVLLDKAGDLVEVNVVEDPDYHVAV, encoded by the coding sequence ATGTTTAAGCTGATTTATCGAAAATACGGAGAGCGCCTGCGCGTTAAGGATGATTTACTGTCGGGGCTCACGGTGGCTTTGGCGCTTGTGCCGGAGGCGGTGGCTTTTGCATTTGTGGCGGGCGTAGATCCGTTGTCGGGGCTTTATGCGGCCTTTTTTATTGGTTTAATCACAGCGACGATCGGCGGACGCCCCGGAATGATCTCTGGAGCTACTGGAGCTATAGCGATCGTGGTGGTGTCATTAGTGATCGAGCACGGGGTTCAATACCTCTTTCCGGCGGTGGTGCTGATGGGCGCGATCCAGGTGACCGTGGGATTACTCAGGTTGGGGAAATTCATTCGTCTGGTGCCGCACCCTGTGATGCTTGGATTTGTAAATGGTCTGGCGATCGTCATTTTTATGGCTCAAATCCCTCAATTCACCGTCGATCCGACAGATGTGCACGGAGCGGCTTGGATGCAAGGAGGTGAGCTCTTTTGGATGCTGGGGTTGGTAGCTGTAACGATGGCCGTCATTCACTTTTTGCCCAAGTTGACTCAAGCAATTCCTTCTTCGCTCGTAGCTATTGTGGGCGTAACCTTAGCCGCGTTCGCGGTTGAGCGATTTCTAAACGTCGAAATTCGTACCGTCGGAGATATCTCGAGTGTGGGCGGTGGATTGCCGGTATTTCAGTTGTTTTCTGTCCCAATGACTTTGGAGACTCTGTGGATCATTCTGCCCTACGCCTTCATTATGGCATCTGTGGGATTGATTGAATCTTTAATGACGATGCAGCTGATCGATGAGTTGACCGAAACCCGAGGGCAAGGAAATCGAGAGTGTTTGGGTCAGGGCGTGGCTAATGTTGTGACCGGGTTTTTCGGTGGCATGGGGGGCTGTGCTATGATCGGACAGTCTATGATTAACATTCGCTCTGGGGGGCGGGGTAGACTCTCTGGGATCTCGGCGGCGCTGTTTCTTTTGATCTTCATCCTATTTGCATCTGGATTGATCGAGCAGATATCGATGGCGGCCTTAACGGGCGTGATGATGATGGTCGTGCTTGGCACCTTCGAGTGGGCGTCACTCCGCATCTTTGGAAAGGTGCCTAAGGAAGATATCTTCGTTGTTGTGCTGGTTACCTTAGTGACTGTCTTTGCTCATAATTTGGCATTAGCCGTGGCTGCTGGAGTCGTCGTCTCTGCACTGGTCTACGCCTGGAAGACTGCGAAGCAAATTTGGGCTGAAGAGAAAGTCTCCGAGGAAGGCAGTAAAATTTACCTCCTACATGGGCCCTTGTTTTTTGCTTCGGTTCAGAATTTTCAGGATATTTTTAATCCTCAAGAGGATCCCGAAGATGTCATCATCGACTTTAAAATGTCTCGGGTATGCGACCACTCGGCGCTAGAGGCGATCAAAGTGCTTGCTGAGCGGTATGAAAAAAACGGCACCAAGCTGCATTTGCGTCATCTGAGTAACGAATGCCGTGTGCTCTTAGACAAGGCGGGTGATTTGGTGGAGGTCAACGTCGTAGAAGATCCAGATTATCACGTTGCCGTTTGA